CAACAGCGCGGTTGGCTTTCGCCCCCAAGATGCAGCCAGCTGGGTCCCCGCGAGGCAACAGAAGAGGCACCACACGTTGAGGACAACATTCTGTCACCGGTTAGCCCTGAAATCTCCAAACGGAGGCACGGGTCGCGTGGCTTACAGCTTTGAGCTGGTCGTCCGAGTCTGTAATGCCAGCAGTGTCGAGCTCCTGGCCAAGGTAATAAGACGCGATGATGTTTCCAGCAATGCATGAAAACGGGCCAGCAGATCCTCCAATTAGCACTCGCTTTCTCGCAGTCGGCGACTTGATGAGTTCTTTCATGCCCAGAGTGCGGCCATCCTTCTTCTCCCACTCGAGGGAGTCGATGATCTCCTTGTACACAGCCATGACGACCGGGTCGGTGAGGTCGCTGTTGGCATTCGTCTGCGCCACGACCAGGCGTGCGTCTTCGAAGCGATCCTGCCGAACGAGCCATCTCGGGGATTCGGGGACCAGCGGCAGTATAACGATGCATATGATGGAAAATATTGCCTGCATGAATGATGGAGCTCTCCATGCCCAGGTTGAGTCCCACTTTCCCGTCCCCAACGTcaccccggcggcgatgagggccCCTATGTAGTAAAAGTTGTTCAACAACTGTGAAAGCGGTCTGTTAGCCTGTCCTTGAAACATGCCTTGTTGGGCTTCGGAGACCGGATCGAGCGCTTACCCCGACAGTCCATGCTCGCCATCTACTCGGGCTTGTCTCACTAAGATATACCGATGACGCAACGCCCGAAATCCCGGATCCAAACCCAAGGATGACTCTGGCCACCACGAACATGGCCACATTCTGGGCCGCAGACTGGAGAACGATGCCCACGAGAACGATGAGAGAGCCCCAAAACATTGTTGGCCGCCGACCAAGCCTGTCGCTCATTGGGCCCGCAATCATCGGGCCAAAGAAGCCTCCGATGAACACAGACGCAGTGTTTAGGCCCTTCGTCGCGGGCGTTAGGCGGAAGTAGTTGGTATATGACGGCAAGATGTTGAGTCCATTGAGCAAGCTCCCGTCAAATCCACCCGTTGCAGACTGGACAATGGAACACAACATAAGAAGAACCGAGATTGTAACCGTGGATTCTGGAACCCAGGCGGGTAACCAGGTGCCCGTGGGCGTTTTGCGGAGCATGGCAGAGATTGTGGCAGAAGGCAGAGTCTGACGGTTGTCAGGTCATCGATGTGCATGCTCGCTTACAAGCTGCGAGAGAAGTCTTATAACGCTGACAGTAGCCCGTTCATATCCCTCTCACTGTGTTTTACATCCCTTGCCTGGTCCGGTGACATCTGATGCGCCCCAATCCCACGATACGAGTAGCGCTCGCGGCGACTGCTCGTGTAAGACTGAGCGGCCAGCATGCCGCTCCTTTAGGCAAGTCGGATGATCGGCAAGCGGGGTTCTGCCAGTAGCCAAGCAGCATCCGTGGTCTGTGAGCACTTGCAACCACATATCGAGGAAAACCGGAGCCGGGGCGGGGATCAaggcagggcgaggagcggggAGGAGATCCACTGCTGCATGGATTGCACCTGCCACACCAGCTCGATTCGTGGAGTTCGGGATCCGGTTCTGTGAACCATTCTCATCAAGTCCATGTCAACGGGAGATTGTCTGATTGCACTTGTCATCTCTACCCTCGATTGTGGATTCTAGCGGCACTGGGCCGGACGAGCTACAGAAAGCCCCAATGTTACATCAGTCCCCGCAGTCGTGAGGCAGTTGCTCCACGATTATCATCGGTTGTCCCTTCTGGCTCCGACGTAACATCCGACGGCAATTCAGGAacccgaggcggcggcgatatAACACTGCTCACTGCCTTGAAAGGGGATTGCCTAAATCTCGGGCTATTCCACGAGCAAAGCGCCGGGGGCTATTTTCGCCAGCATGTCTCACCGTCCGATCAttgccgttgccggcctcgcgtGCGAGACCTCGACCTTTACTCCTTCTCGAACGCTGGCTCCGGCCTTCCAC
Above is a genomic segment from Purpureocillium takamizusanense chromosome 2, complete sequence containing:
- a CDS encoding uncharacterized protein (COG:U~EggNog:ENOG503NV8R~SECRETED:SignalP(1-34~SECRETED:cutsite=VQS-AT~SECRETED:prob=0.5488)~TransMembrane:11 (n18-29c34/35o65-82i94-112o118-140i152-173o185-204i274-296o316-336i343-363o375-400i421-439o445-463i)) — protein: MLRKTPTGTWLPAWVPESTVTISVLLMLCSIVQSATGGFDGSLLNGLNILPSYTNYFRLTPATKGLNTASVFIGGFFGPMIAGPMSDRLGRRPTMFWGSLIVLVGIVLQSAAQNVAMFVVARVILGFGSGISGVASSVYLSETSPSRWRAWTVGLLNNFYYIGALIAAGVTLGTGKWDSTWAWRAPSFMQAIFSIICIVILPLVPESPRWLVRQDRFEDARLVVAQTNANSDLTDPVVMAVYKEIIDSLEWEKKDGRTLGMKELIKSPTARKRVLIGGSAGPFSCIAGNIIASYYLGQELDTAGITDSDDQLKANVVLNVWCLFCCLAGTQLAASWGRKPTALLSQGLLIICLFIIGGLSKIYSENPEGTSKSLIYGDVAVIFLFQGFYSIAWTPLLTLYPPEVMDYPIRANGVAFSQYTLNGLACLLVFIMPIALTNIGWKTYMINGSWDIITFILIAVFWVETKGKSLEEIDAIFDETKRSTVPDIEDVRTGKISVDVGEIEQQLQDEIGLKVE